One Oryza sativa Japonica Group chromosome 8, ASM3414082v1 DNA window includes the following coding sequences:
- the RPL7A-1 gene encoding large ribosomal subunit protein eL8z — MAPKRGGRAPVPAKKKTEKVTNPLFEKRPKQFGIGGALPPKKDLHRFVKWPKVVRIQRQRRILKQRLKVPPALNQFTRTLDKNLATNLFKMLLKYRPEDKAAKKERLLKRAQAEAEGKTVEAKKPIVVKYGLNHVTYLIEQSKAQLVVIAHDVDPIELVVWLPALCRKMEVPYCIVKGKARLGSIVHKKTASVLCLTTVKNEDKLEFSKILEAIKANFNDKFDEVRKKWGGGVMGSKSQAKTKAREKLLAKEAAQRMT; from the exons ATG GCCCCGAAGCGAGGCGGCAGGGCGCCGGTGCCGGCGAAGAAGAAGACG GAGAAGGTGACGAACCCGCTGTTCGAGAAGAGGCCGAAGCAGTTCGGAATCGGCGGCGCGCTGCCGCCCAAGAAGGACCTTCACCGGTTCGTCAAGTGGCCCAAGGTGGTGCGCATCCAGCGCCAGCGCCGCATCCTCAAGCAGCGCCTCAAGGTGCCCCCGGCGCTCAACCAGTTCACTCGCACCCTCGACAAGAACCTCG CAACTAATCTGTTTAAGATGCTCCTCAAGTACCGCCCTGAGGACAAGGCTGCTAAGAAGGAGAGGCTTTTGAAGAGGGCCCAGGCTGAGGCTGAAGGTAAAACCGTTGAGGCAAAGAAACCAATTGTTGTGAAGTATGGTCTTAACCATGTCACATACCTCATTGAGCAG AGCAAGGCCCAACTGGTCGTCATTGCTCATGATGTCGATCCGATTGAGCTGGTTGTGTGGCTTCCAGCCCTGTGCAGGAAGATGGAGGTCCCTTACTGCATTGTGAAAGGAAAAGCCCGTCTTGGATCA ATTGTTCACAAGAAAACTGCATCTGTCCTCTGCTTGACCACTGTCAAGAACGAGGACAAGCTTGAGTTCAGCAAGATCCTGGAGGCTATCAAG GCGAACTTCAACGACAAATTCGATGAGGTTAGGAAGAAGTGGGGAGGCGGCGTCATGGGATCCAAGTCGCAGGCGAAGACCAAGGCCAGGGAAAAGCTGCTCGCCAAGGAGGCTGCCCAGCGGATGACCTAA